One stretch of Glycine soja cultivar W05 chromosome 7, ASM419377v2, whole genome shotgun sequence DNA includes these proteins:
- the LOC114419288 gene encoding uncharacterized protein LOC114419288 yields MEMSTKKGCPSHAQPMQLKPPGAPFKCSGCKQMGLGCSYHCESSNCSYTLHEECAKAVSLAFHSFFPKSDFEFHEKAPGNRTRYCDGCGKDVLGFVYHCSTTGYDLHPCCLKLKHSLSDEEGRVTLELCQKVPSKCGKCKHRNVVEGVKGWSYVSSGGNYCYHVSCVKELIFENWKRGYFSQETNSTGMRSDSENTQIALRSMAMVQSGRRSRRIKKYTKIAVLVFKLVVSAIFGNPISAIAALVEALVSD; encoded by the coding sequence ATGGAAATGAGTACTAAGAAGGGTTGTCCAAGCCATGCACAACCAATGCAACTGAAGCCACCAGGTGCACCATTCAAATGCAGTGGATGTAAACAAATGGGGTTAGGATGCAGTTACCACTGCGAAAGCAGCAACTGCAGTTACACCCTCCATGAAGAGTGTGCGAAAGCTGTTTCTCTAGCCTTCCATTCCTTTTTCCCCAAGAGCGATTTCGAGTTTCATGAGAAAGCACCGGGGAACCGCACTAGGTATTGTGATGGCTGTGGAAAAGATGTGCTGGGGTTTGTGTACCACTGCTCTACCACAGGATATGACCTACATCCATGCTGCTTGAAGCTGAAACATAGCCTTTCTGATGAAGAAGGGCGCGTGACGCTTGAACTGTGCCAGAAGGTTCCCTCCAAGTGTGGGAAGTGTAAGCATAGGAATGTTGTGGAGGGAGTTAAAGGGTGGTCTTATGTGTCTTCTGGGGGGAATTATTGTTACCATGTGTCGTGTGTGAAGGAACTGATTTTTGAGAATTGGAAGAGGGGTTATTTCTCTCAAGAAACAAATTCAACTGGGATGCGTAGTGATAGCGAGAACACTCAAATTGCACTGAGAAGCATGGCGATGGTGCAAAGTGGAAGAAggtcaagaagaatcaagaagTACACTAAGATTGCTGTGTTGGTGTTCAAGTTAGTAGTTTCAGCTATTTTTGGAAATCCTATATCTGCCATTGCTGCCCTTGTGGAAGCCCTTGTTTCTGATTGA
- the LOC114419286 gene encoding microtubule-associated protein 70-2-like isoform X2 — translation MAEVPGDGGATLSVSGSFKEGRGSARRRGGGGGVRPPSMDADEFMNLLHGSDPVKVELNRLENEVRDKDRELSEAQAEIKALRLSERLREKAVEELTEELSKVDGKLKLTESLLESKNLEIKKINDEKKASMAAQFAAEATLRRVHAAQKDDDMPPIEAILAPLEAELKLARQEIAKLQDDNKALDRLTKSKEAALLEAERTVQVALAKASMVDDLQNKNQELIKQIEICQEENKILDKMHRQKVAEVEKLTQTVRELEEAVLAGGAAANAVRDYQRKVQEMNEERKTLDRELARAKVTANRVAVVVANEWKDANDKVMPVKQWLEERRFLQGEMQQLRDKLAIVERAAKSEAQLKEKYHLRLKVLEESLRGNSNSSNRGTPEGRSMSNGPSRRQSLGGADNFSKLTSNGFLSKRSPSSQLRSSLSSSTVLKHAKGTSKSFDGGTRSLERSKMLLNGTPLSYSFNQSLEETKEREASDNWKGNSDDKPNDFPTVDLVDSVPGVLYDLLQKEVIALRKAGHEKDQSLKDKGDAIEMLAKKVDTLTKAMEVEAKKMRREVAAMEKEVAAMRVEKEQENRAKRFSNVKGPVNSAQQQLISGRNVTRGGLTRSTQ, via the exons ATGGCGGAGGTTCCCGGCGACGGCGGCGCGACGCTGTCGGTGTCGGGATCGTTCAAGGAGGGGAGAGGCTCGGCGAGGCGACGCGGCGGCGGAGGAGGAGTGAGACCGCCGAGCATGGACGCCGACGAGTTCATGAATTTGTTGCACGGTTCGGATCCGGTGAAAGTGGAGCTCAATCGCCTCGAGAATGAAGTTCGAG ATAAGGACAGAGAATTATCGGAAGCGCAGGCTGAGATCAAAGCCTTGAGGCTCTCTGAACGGCTCAGAGAAAAGGCCGTTGAAGAG CTGACGGAAGAACTGTCAAAGGTTGATGGGAAGCTAAAACTAACCGAATCTCTTCTAGAAAGCAAG aatcttgaaattaaaaaaatcaacgatgaaaagaaagcatcaatggcAGCTCAGTTTGCAGCTGAAGCCACTCTTAGAAGGGTCCATGCTGCCCAGAAAGATGATGACATGCCTCCAATAGAAGCAATTCTTGCACCTTTGGAAGCTGAACTCAAGCTTGCTCGGCAAGAG ATTGCTAAACTACAAGATGATAACAAAGCTTTAGATCGTCTTACCAAATCTAAAGAAGCTGCACTACTTGAAGCTGAGAGGACTGTCCAGGTTGCCCTGGCTAAGGCATCCATGGTGGATGATCTGCAGAACAAAAATCAAGAGCTAATTAAACAGATTGAGATTTGCCAG gaagaaaataaaattttggacAAAATGCATAGACAGAAGGTGGCAGAGGTTGAAAAGCTCACCCAAACTGTTAGAGAGCTAGAAGAGGCTGTCCTTGCAGGTGGTGCAGCCGCAAATGCAGTGAGGGATTATCAGCGGAAAGTTCAAGAAATGAAT GAGGAAAGAAAGACTCTAGACAGGGAGTTGGCTCGTGCCAAGGTAACAGCAAACAGAGTAGCTGTTGTGGTTGCAAATGAATGGAAAGATGCTAATGATAAAGTGATGCCTGTCAAACAGTGGCTTGAAGAACGTCGATTCTTGcag GGAGAAATGCAGCAACTTCGTGACAAGCTTGCTATAGTTGAGCGCGCTGCAAAGTCTGAAGCACAATTGAAA gAAAAATATCATTTACGACTTAAAGTGCTAGAGGAGAGTTTGAGAGGAAATTCTAACAGTAGTAATCGCGGTACCCCAGAGGGAAGAAGTATGAGCAACGGCCCTTCTCGTCGTCAATCCCTAGGCGGAGCTGATAACTTCTCAAAACTAACCTCTAATGGGTTTTTATCTAAAAGATCACCATCCTCTCAACTGAGGTCATCCCTATCCTCTAGCACAGTTTTGAAGCATGCTAAAGGAACATCTAAATCTTTTGATGGTGGTACAAGATCACTGGAAAGGAGTAAAATGCTGCTGAATGGAACACCTCTGAGTTACTCATTTAACCAATCTCTTGAAGAAACCAAAGAGAGAGAGGCAAGTGATAATTGGAAAGGAAATTCAGATGATAAGCCAAATGATTTCCCAACTGTGGATTTAGTGGATAGTGTTCCTGGTGTTTTATATGACTTGCTGCAAAAAGAGGTGATAGCCTTGAGGAAAGCTGGTCATGAGAAAGATCAAAGCCTAAAAGATAAAGGCGATGCTATTGAG ATGTTAGCAAAGAAGGTAGATACATTGACCAAAGCCATGGAAGTTGAGGCAAAGAAGATGAGAAGGGAAGTAGCTGCTATGGAGAAGGAGGTAGCTGCTATGCGTGTGGAGAAAGAACAAGAGAACAGAGCAAAGCGGTTCAGCAATGTAAAGGGCCCTGTAAACAGTGCTCAGCAACAGCTAATTTCTGGAAG AAACGTGACACGGGGTGGATTAACACGCAGCACCCAATGA
- the LOC114420579 gene encoding protein MAIN-LIKE 1-like encodes MWVFEALRFVYIIVRTRGLGHVLGTGRGRGISEDAHQADVPRRRRPTTSARRQWVRVHEDATQRPEDVSQLHKDVPHVSNATPEMTGAVDAVHIEGVATDGSLGSFARDEGFPCGLRDPSVLTGFAEHVAHSIWSGHEGPDLKLVSHGRKVDKIGRPAPEIEGMIAATGLSPLIRCSVITTDPGLISTFVKRWHRETNTFHLPVGELMITLDDMASLLHVPITGVLHKFEPLVTLDAIGLLTELLEVSHEEATAETR; translated from the exons ATGTGGGTGTTTGAGGCTTTAAGGTTTGTATAT ATCATAgttagaacacgaggtttaggtcatGTGTTAGGAACTGGTAGAGGTAGAGGCATTAGTGAGGATGCGCATCAGGCTGATGTTCCTCGGCGTCGCAGGCCTACTACTTCAGCACGTAGGCAATGGGTTCGTGTGCATGAGGACGCTACACAGAGACCCGAGGATGTGTCTCAGTTGCATAAGGATGTTCCTCATGTGTCTAATGCTACCCCAGAGATGACAGGCGCCGTCGATGCTGTTCACATAGAGGGAGTGGCTACTGATGGGAGCTTGGGGTCATTTGCTAGAGATGAGGGATTCCCCTGTGGGCTACGTGACCCATCAGTTTTGACCGGTTTTGCTGAGCATGTCGCACACAGCATCTGGAGTGGACAT gaAGGACCCGATCTGAAGTTGGTATCCCATGGTAGAAAAGTAGATAAAATTGGGAGACCAGCGCCTGAGATCGAAGGCATGATTGCTGCCACCGGATTGAGTCCACTGATCAGGTGTTCTGTTATCACCACTGATCCTGGACTCATATCCACATTCGTCAAGAGGTGGCATCGTGAGACTAACACGTTCCACCTGCCAGTAGGCGAGTTGATGATCACGTTGGATGACATGGCGTCACTCCTACACGTTCCCATCACTGGCGTGCTGCATAAGTTTGAGCCGCTGGTTACTTTAGACGCGATTGGTCTACTGACGGAGCTTCTTGAGGTGAGTCATGAGGAGGCTACAGCTGAGACCCGATAG
- the LOC114419286 gene encoding microtubule-associated protein 70-2-like isoform X1: MAEVPGDGGATLSVSGSFKEGRGSARRRGGGGGVRPPSMDADEFMNLLHGSDPVKVELNRLENEVRDKDRELSEAQAEIKALRLSERLREKAVEELTEELSKVDGKLKLTESLLESKNLEIKKINDEKKASMAAQFAAEATLRRVHAAQKDDDMPPIEAILAPLEAELKLARQEIAKLQDDNKALDRLTKSKEAALLEAERTVQVALAKASMVDDLQNKNQELIKQIEICQEENKILDKMHRQKVAEVEKLTQTVRELEEAVLAGGAAANAVRDYQRKVQEMNEERKTLDRELARAKVTANRVAVVVANEWKDANDKVMPVKQWLEERRFLQGEMQQLRDKLAIVERAAKSEAQLKEKYHLRLKVLEESLRGNSNSSNRGTPEGRSMSNGPSRRQSLGGADNFSKLTSNGFLSKRSPSSQLRSSLSSSTVLKHAKGTSKSFDGGTRSLERSKMLLNGTPLSYSFNQSLEETKEREASDNWKGNSDDKPNDFPTVDLVDSVPGVLYDLLQKEVIALRKAGHEKDQSLKDKGDAIEMLAKKVDTLTKAMEVEAKKMRREVAAMEKEVAAMRVEKEQENRAKRFSNVKGPVNSAQQQLISGRVSHLHRNVTRGGLTRSTQ, translated from the exons ATGGCGGAGGTTCCCGGCGACGGCGGCGCGACGCTGTCGGTGTCGGGATCGTTCAAGGAGGGGAGAGGCTCGGCGAGGCGACGCGGCGGCGGAGGAGGAGTGAGACCGCCGAGCATGGACGCCGACGAGTTCATGAATTTGTTGCACGGTTCGGATCCGGTGAAAGTGGAGCTCAATCGCCTCGAGAATGAAGTTCGAG ATAAGGACAGAGAATTATCGGAAGCGCAGGCTGAGATCAAAGCCTTGAGGCTCTCTGAACGGCTCAGAGAAAAGGCCGTTGAAGAG CTGACGGAAGAACTGTCAAAGGTTGATGGGAAGCTAAAACTAACCGAATCTCTTCTAGAAAGCAAG aatcttgaaattaaaaaaatcaacgatgaaaagaaagcatcaatggcAGCTCAGTTTGCAGCTGAAGCCACTCTTAGAAGGGTCCATGCTGCCCAGAAAGATGATGACATGCCTCCAATAGAAGCAATTCTTGCACCTTTGGAAGCTGAACTCAAGCTTGCTCGGCAAGAG ATTGCTAAACTACAAGATGATAACAAAGCTTTAGATCGTCTTACCAAATCTAAAGAAGCTGCACTACTTGAAGCTGAGAGGACTGTCCAGGTTGCCCTGGCTAAGGCATCCATGGTGGATGATCTGCAGAACAAAAATCAAGAGCTAATTAAACAGATTGAGATTTGCCAG gaagaaaataaaattttggacAAAATGCATAGACAGAAGGTGGCAGAGGTTGAAAAGCTCACCCAAACTGTTAGAGAGCTAGAAGAGGCTGTCCTTGCAGGTGGTGCAGCCGCAAATGCAGTGAGGGATTATCAGCGGAAAGTTCAAGAAATGAAT GAGGAAAGAAAGACTCTAGACAGGGAGTTGGCTCGTGCCAAGGTAACAGCAAACAGAGTAGCTGTTGTGGTTGCAAATGAATGGAAAGATGCTAATGATAAAGTGATGCCTGTCAAACAGTGGCTTGAAGAACGTCGATTCTTGcag GGAGAAATGCAGCAACTTCGTGACAAGCTTGCTATAGTTGAGCGCGCTGCAAAGTCTGAAGCACAATTGAAA gAAAAATATCATTTACGACTTAAAGTGCTAGAGGAGAGTTTGAGAGGAAATTCTAACAGTAGTAATCGCGGTACCCCAGAGGGAAGAAGTATGAGCAACGGCCCTTCTCGTCGTCAATCCCTAGGCGGAGCTGATAACTTCTCAAAACTAACCTCTAATGGGTTTTTATCTAAAAGATCACCATCCTCTCAACTGAGGTCATCCCTATCCTCTAGCACAGTTTTGAAGCATGCTAAAGGAACATCTAAATCTTTTGATGGTGGTACAAGATCACTGGAAAGGAGTAAAATGCTGCTGAATGGAACACCTCTGAGTTACTCATTTAACCAATCTCTTGAAGAAACCAAAGAGAGAGAGGCAAGTGATAATTGGAAAGGAAATTCAGATGATAAGCCAAATGATTTCCCAACTGTGGATTTAGTGGATAGTGTTCCTGGTGTTTTATATGACTTGCTGCAAAAAGAGGTGATAGCCTTGAGGAAAGCTGGTCATGAGAAAGATCAAAGCCTAAAAGATAAAGGCGATGCTATTGAG ATGTTAGCAAAGAAGGTAGATACATTGACCAAAGCCATGGAAGTTGAGGCAAAGAAGATGAGAAGGGAAGTAGCTGCTATGGAGAAGGAGGTAGCTGCTATGCGTGTGGAGAAAGAACAAGAGAACAGAGCAAAGCGGTTCAGCAATGTAAAGGGCCCTGTAAACAGTGCTCAGCAACAGCTAATTTCTGGAAG AGTCTCTCATTTGCACAGAAACGTGACACGGGGTGGATTAACACGCAGCACCCAATGA
- the LOC114419287 gene encoding probable mediator of RNA polymerase II transcription subunit 37c produces MAREYEGCAVGIDLGTTYSCVAVWLEQHCRVEIIHNDQGNNTTPSCVAFTDHQRLIGEAAKNQAATNPENTVFDAKRLIGRKFSDPVIQKDKMLWPFKIVAGINDKPMISLNYKGQEKHLLAEEVSSMVLTKMREIAEAYLETPVKNAVVTVPAYFNDSQRKATIDAGSIAGLNVMRIINEPTAAAIAYGLDKRTNCVGERSIFIFDLGGGTFDVSLLIIKDKVFRVKATAGNTHLGGEDFDNRMVNYFVQEFKRKNKVDISGNARALRRLRSACERAKRILSYAVTTNIEVDALFQGIDFCSSITRAKFEEINMELFEECMETVDRCLSDANMDKSSVHDVVLVGGSSRIPKVQELLQDFFNGKILCKSINPDEAVAYGAAVQAALLSKGIVNVPDLVLLDITPLSLGISLKGDLMSVVIPRNTTIPVKTTETYSTAVDNQSAVLIEVYEGERTRASDNNLLGFFRLSGIPPVPRNHLVYICFAIDENGILSVSAEEKSTGNKNEITITNDKERLSTKEIKRMIQEAEYYQAEDKKFLRKAKAMNDLDCYVYKIKNALKQKDISSKLCSKEKEDVSSAITRATDLLEGNNQQDDIAVFEDNLKELESIIERMKAMGKIV; encoded by the exons ATGGCCAGAGAATACGAGGGATGTGCAGTGGGAATTGACCTTGGCACAACTTACTCGTGTGTTGCAGTGTGGCTGGAGCAGCACTGTCGAGTGGAGATCATCCACAATGACCAAGGCAACAATACCACCCCTTCTTGTGTTGCTTTCACAGACCATCAAAGGTTGATTGGTGAAGCTGCTAAAAACCAGGCTGCTACCAACCCAGAGAACACTGTGTTTG ATGCTAAGAGGTTGATTGGTAGGAAATTTAGTGACCCTGTtattcaaaaagataaaatgttgTGGCCGTTCAAGATTGTTGCTGGTATTAATGACAAACCCATGATTTCCCTTAATTACAAGGGCCAGGAGAAACACCTTTTAGCCGAGGAAGTATCATCTATGGTCCTCACAAAGATGCGGGAGATTGCAGAGGCATATTTGGAAACACCTGTAAAAAATGCAGTGGTTACTGTGCCTGCTTATTTCAATGACTCACAACGTAAAGCCACCATAGATGCTGGTTCTATTGCAGGCCTGAATGTTATGCGGATAATCAATGAACCTACTGCTGCAGCTATTGCATATGGGCTTGACAAGAGAACTAATTGTGTTGGAGAGCGAAGCATCTTCATCTTTGACCTTGGTGGTGGTACTTTTGACGTGTCTCTCCTCATAATTAAGGATAAGGTCTTCCGAGTTAAGGCCACTGCAGGAAACACTCACCTTGGAGGGGAGGACTTTGACAACAGAATGGTGAACTACTTTGTACAAGAGTTCAAGAGGAAGAACAAAGTTGACATTAGTGGGAATGCAAGAGCCCTAAGGAGGTTGAGAAGTGCATGCGAGAGGGCAAAAAGGATACTCTCGTATGCAGTGACTACCAACATTGAGGTAGATGCTTTATTCCAGGGCATTGACTTTTGCTCCTCAATCACCCGTGCAAAATTTGAGGAAATCAATATGGAGCTCTTTGAAGAGTGTATGGAAACAGTAGATAGGTGTCTTTCTGATGCCAACATGGACAAGAGCAGTGTACATGATGTTGTCCTTGTTGGTGGTTCTTCTAGGATTCCAAAAGTGCAGGAGCTATTGCAGGACTTCTTCAATGGGAAGATTCTGTGCAAGAGCATCAACCCTGACGAGGCTGTTGCTTATGGTGCAGCTGTGCAGGCTGCTTTGTTGAGTAAAGGCATTGTGAATGTTCCAGACTTGGTCCTGTTGGATATTACACCTCTGTCTCTTGGTATATCGCTAAAAGGAGATCTCATGAGTGTGGTGATTCCTAGAAATACTACCATTCCTGTAAAGACGACAGAAACATACTCTACAGCTGTAGATAACCAATCTGCTGTCCTGATTGAGGTTTATGAGGGTGAGAGAACAAGAGCCAGTGATAACAATTTGCTGGGTTTTTTTAGGCTTTCTGGCATTCCTCCTGTTCCTCGTAACCATCTTGTGTATATTTGCTTTGCCATAGATGAAAATGGTATTCTATCTGTTTCTGCCGAGGAAAAAAGCACTGGCAATAAGAATGAGATTACCATAACCAATGACAAAGAAAGGTTATCAaccaaagaaattaaaagaatgatTCAAGAAGCTGAGTATTACCAGGCTGAAGATAAGAAATTCCTTAGGAAGGCCAAAGCAATGAATGATTTGGATTGTTACGTTTACAAGATCAAGAATGCTTTAAAGCAAAAGGATATCAGCTCAAAGCTTTGCTCAAAAGAAAAGGAGGATGTTAGTTCTGCAATTACAAGAGCTACAGATTTGCTTGAAGGTAATAACCAGCAGGATGACATAGCTGTGTTTGAGGATAATCTGAAAGAGCTTGAGAGCATCATTGAACGCATGAAGGCCATGGGCAAAATTGTTTAG